The genomic region TCGCCCTTCCTCGAATACGACGATATCGAGGCCGCAAGTTGGCTTGCCGCTGCCCTCGATTTTGGCTGGCGGCCAACGCCCCCGCTCATTCGGGATCGGGTGCTCGTCAACGCGACCGTTCCGGCCGTTGGCGCCGAGCAGGTAGCCGAGATTCTCTCGCGCTTCGACGGCTGCACCACCGCAAAGATCAAAGTTGCCGAACGAGGCCAAACGCTCGACGACGATGTTGCACGTGTGGCCGAAGTTCGTCGAATCATGGGTCAGGGTGCCAACATCCGGATCGATGCCAACGGGGCCTGGTCTGTAGCGGAGGCGCTAACGGCCATCCGCGCGCTCGAGGGGCTCAATCTCGAGTACGTCGAGCAGCCGTGCGCGACCGTGAGCGAGCTCGAGCAGCTTCGCGCGCTTGTGCTGGCAGACGGGCTCACGGTGCGCATTGCGGCGGACGAAAGCGTGCGAAAGGCATCCGACCCGATTGAGGTCGCGCGGCGCGGGGCAGCGGATGTTGTCGTGATCAAGGCCCAACCTCTCGGCGGCATCCACACGGCAATGGCAGTCGCTGCCGAAGCTGGCCTACCAACCGTCGTCTCAAGCGCGCTTGACACTTCAGTTGGTATTTCGATGGGGTTGCACCTCGCAGCGGCACTTCCCGAGCAGCCGTTCGCGGCTGGACTCGCCACCGCCGCGCTACTCGCGGGCGACGTCACCGATGACTCGCTGCTGCCGTCGGATGGAGCACTTCGTGTGCGACGAGTCGCCCCCTCCGACACGCTCTTGGCCAGCTATGCTGCCTCAACC from Lysinibacter cavernae harbors:
- a CDS encoding o-succinylbenzoate synthase, with the translated sequence MAHTLGDILASLRVVSIPTRTRFRGITTREAALFEGPEGWTEFSPFLEYDDIEAASWLAAALDFGWRPTPPLIRDRVLVNATVPAVGAEQVAEILSRFDGCTTAKIKVAERGQTLDDDVARVAEVRRIMGQGANIRIDANGAWSVAEALTAIRALEGLNLEYVEQPCATVSELEQLRALVLADGLTVRIAADESVRKASDPIEVARRGAADVVVIKAQPLGGIHTAMAVAAEAGLPTVVSSALDTSVGISMGLHLAAALPEQPFAAGLATAALLAGDVTDDSLLPSDGALRVRRVAPSDTLLASYAASTERAGWWASRIRRTYELLEQ